AGGAGTAACCCAACACGTTTCAAGGTTGCAGGGTGTACATGATCTTGTATCTTTCAGGATATGCAAATACAATGGGCTCGTTTTCCAAGGACCGCAATTCCTGCAGTCCTCTCTTTGATGCACTCCAGGGAGACTATTTAAACCCATCGAGAGTACACGTAATTCATTCATCCGGTCAATGAATTTTCAATCGAAAGAGCAGTTTGATGCGATCGTAGTTGGTTCTGGGATGTCGGGTGGGTTCGCCATGATGGAGCTTTGCCGACTCGGTCTAAAGACACTGGTTTTGGAACGGGGGCGACTCGTCAGGCACATCGAGGATTATATCACGGAGCATAAACATTCATGGGAATTACCGCACCGGGGCAGAGTACCCCCGGCTACGGCTCGCGAACACTACCCGATACAACGCAAAACCTACGTGTTTTCCGAGAGTACGCGCCATTTTTTTATGCGTGATTCGGAACATCCTTATGTTCAAGAGGAACCCTATACATGGATTCAGGCGAATGTAGTCGGCGGCCGATCCTTAATGTGGGCACGGCAGAGCTATCGACTCAGCCCTATGGATTTTCTGGCAAATCTTGAGGATGGAAATGGGGTTGATTGGCCGATACGGTATGAAGACTTGGCACCATGGTATGATCATGTGGAGAGAACGATTGGTGTGAGCGGGCAGGCAGAAGGGTTGCCTCATTTACCGGATGGGATTTTTCAGAAACCTATGGAGATGAATGTGGTGGAGCGGATGCTGAAAACACGTATAGAGGCGCACTTCCCGGAACGCATGGTTACTATCGGAAGAACAGCTACTCTCACGGAAGCTTTAGGAAATCGTCTGGCCTGTCATTATTGTGGTCCATGTGAACGAGGTTGCTCCACCAGTTCCTACTACAGTACGGTGAGCGTTGCACTCCCTAAAGCACAGGCGACTGGGAACCTCACGCTCCAACCCGACAGTTTGGTATGTCAGGTGAATTATGATGAAACGACTGGTCGGGCTACGGGCGTAGATGCAATCGATCAAAAGACTGGAGAGCGGAGGACATTCAATGCACGTGTGATCTTTTTATGTGCATCCTCAATGAATACGGCACGCATTATGTTGCTTTCCAGAAGTCGCAGTTTCCCCAATGGGATTGCAAATACCAGTGGAGTCTTGGGGCATTACCTCATGGATCATCATTATCATGTCGGGGCGAATGCGGTATTTGAAGGATATGAGGACCGATATTATCAGGGCAATCGCCCCAATGGAATCTACATCCCAAGGTTTCGGAACTTGGGGCCTCAGACGCATCATCCTGCATTTGTGCGCGGATACGGATTCCAGGGTTCAGCGAGCCGACAGGGGTGGGGGCGCGGTCATAGTATGACTGGTTTTGGAGCGGAATTCAAGCATCGGCTTCGCAGACCAGGGAATTGGAGTGCGGGATTGAGTGGATTTGGTGAAACCCTGCCACGCTATGATAACTATTGTGAGTTGGATGCAATCAAGCGAGATCAATGGGGGCTGCCTGTACTCCGGTTCCACGTAACCCGGGATGACAATGATCGAGCAATGCGTAAGGATATGATGGAGACAGCTGCAGAGATGCTGGAAGCCAGTGGAGCCAAAGAGGTCACTCCCTACGACACATGGCAGGATGCACCGGGTCTCGGGAATCACGAAATGGGAGCCGCCCGAATGGGGCGCGACCCCGAAACCAGTGTACTGAATGCATACAATCAGTGTCACGATGTCCCTAACCTGTTTGTGACCGACGGTGCATGTATGACATCCTCAGCCTGCCAAAACCCTTCGCTTACCTATATGGCCCTGACTGCGCGTGCCTGTGATTATGCGGTAAGGCAGCTGAAAAAGGGGCTGTTGTAAATGAATCCTTGAACATGGCACCCTATAAAGTCATTGCCTGCATGCTGTCAGAAGATGTGATGGAGCGTCTTCGGGGTCGTTATTCTGTTTCGGTGCGACATCTGAGAGCGTTCATTCCCGATGAGGATCTGCGTGAGGCACATGCAGTTGTAACAACACCGTACGACCGGATTGATGCCGTATTCCTTGATCGCGCCCCCAACCTCAAAATCATAGCGCAGTTTGGAGTTGGGACCGATAATATTGACCTTGAAGCGGCACAAGCACGGGGGGTCGTTGTCACACATACTCCTGGGGTCGTCGTATCCGCGACCGCTGAGATGGCTCTTGCGCTGATGTTGATGGTGTCCCGCCGATTTAAAGAAGCGGAAGGAATCCTTGGCCGGGGACCGGAAGCAATGCCACTTGGATTTGAGCTATCCGGTAAAACACTCGGTATCATTGGCATGGGCCAGATCGGTGCTGCTGTTGCACGCCGGGCACATGCATTCGGGATGAAAATTTATTATGCCAATCGCAGGCGGGCCAATCCGACGATTGAGCGTGAAACTACTGCCGCACGACGCACACAGGAGGAGCTGTTCGAGATTAGTGATGTACTCTCCCTGCATTGCAATCTCAATGCAGATAGTCGCCATTTAGTTCATGCAGCTTCATTTGAGCGTATGAAGAACTCCGCCGTCCTTATCAACACAGCACGCGCTGAAGTCGTTGATGAGGTCGCTTTGGCACATGCTTTGACATCGGGACAGATCTGGGGGGCGGGATTGGACGTATTTAGTT
The DNA window shown above is from Rhodothermaceae bacterium and carries:
- a CDS encoding GMC family oxidoreductase, which codes for MNFQSKEQFDAIVVGSGMSGGFAMMELCRLGLKTLVLERGRLVRHIEDYITEHKHSWELPHRGRVPPATAREHYPIQRKTYVFSESTRHFFMRDSEHPYVQEEPYTWIQANVVGGRSLMWARQSYRLSPMDFLANLEDGNGVDWPIRYEDLAPWYDHVERTIGVSGQAEGLPHLPDGIFQKPMEMNVVERMLKTRIEAHFPERMVTIGRTATLTEALGNRLACHYCGPCERGCSTSSYYSTVSVALPKAQATGNLTLQPDSLVCQVNYDETTGRATGVDAIDQKTGERRTFNARVIFLCASSMNTARIMLLSRSRSFPNGIANTSGVLGHYLMDHHYHVGANAVFEGYEDRYYQGNRPNGIYIPRFRNLGPQTHHPAFVRGYGFQGSASRQGWGRGHSMTGFGAEFKHRLRRPGNWSAGLSGFGETLPRYDNYCELDAIKRDQWGLPVLRFHVTRDDNDRAMRKDMMETAAEMLEASGAKEVTPYDTWQDAPGLGNHEMGAARMGRDPETSVLNAYNQCHDVPNLFVTDGACMTSSACQNPSLTYMALTARACDYAVRQLKKGLL
- a CDS encoding D-glycerate dehydrogenase, which encodes MAPYKVIACMLSEDVMERLRGRYSVSVRHLRAFIPDEDLREAHAVVTTPYDRIDAVFLDRAPNLKIIAQFGVGTDNIDLEAAQARGVVVTHTPGVVVSATAEMALALMLMVSRRFKEAEGILGRGPEAMPLGFELSGKTLGIIGMGQIGAAVARRAHAFGMKIYYANRRRANPTIERETTAARRTQEELFEISDVLSLHCNLNADSRHLVHAASFERMKNSAVLINTARAEVVDEVALAHALTSGQIWGAGLDVFSSDLPEVIRCHPRVVLTPHSGTATTQTREAMSNLVVDSIAACLTQDDRIPNRKI